A single region of the Amphiura filiformis chromosome 7, Afil_fr2py, whole genome shotgun sequence genome encodes:
- the LOC140157015 gene encoding uncharacterized protein: protein MSQVHVTICILCRHFLKEIVRILGILQPVLSRMGSTLLKNISRVKEDEGPINILNIDTLLVVFNYLSLYDKLVAMRVSKKWHHIIQNHGWTVIDFRDKCPNRKVEDSKRRYRRFVSKKGRSIFEYRDCDLDCGNEWRFPSHKGLEFLGFYAGKSLKAIYFTLDLLNDEIVGFLRVNCPNIETLGIIQSFYRYPKTLYFPPKLQRLDLTGLWTDYLCSHHGQSDQIRPWLEKCPNLEKITLRCLRQISFADMKKLSEMTRLRQIELISCTFIDNIDTLLRSMAHWTHLKVLTLRGVTTDYRRNDINSLLRSMANWTHLKELKLRGVIFTDEAFEMAIPGILNLEILELGGTCVTSLVVILIGIHLRKLKSLTLTSPRSIDSWPRPRYSCDSLQALSYHHELEHLEIHQPNNREEKDERERWVRQIYDVLVTLPKITNVKMLGVEILFCFRNETYPVFKYADIEVVDQKKYYTDLDDIDIESEWRIGQEEKTRNKPWTIFNRFFKTT, encoded by the exons ATGTCACAAGTACATGTAACTATTTGTATATTGTGCCGCCATTTTCTTAAGGAAATAGTTCGCATTTTAGGTATACTTCAGCCTGTTCTGTCAA GAATGGGCAGTACCTTATTGAAAAACATATCTCGAGTGAAGGAAGATGAGGGACCTATTAATATACTTAATATTGACACCTTGTTGGTTGTATTCAACTACTTGTCTCTATACGACAAATTAGTGGCAATGAG AGTAAGCAAGAAATGGCACCATATTATCCAAAACCATGGTTGGACTGTAATTGACTTCAGAGACAAATGTCCCAACAGAAAGGTTGAAGATTCTAAAAGACGATATAGGCGGTTTGTATCGAAAAAAGGCCGAAGCATTTTTGAGTATCGAGACTGTGACCTGGACTGTGGTAATGAATGGCGATTTCCATCGCACAAAGGGTTGGAGTTCCTGGGCTTTTACGCCGGTAAAAGTTTGAAAGCGATTTATTTTACTCTAGACCTACTGAACGATGAGATTGTGGGCTTTCTACGTGTTAACTGTCCTAATATAGAGACATTGGGAATAATACAGTCCTTTTACCGTTATCCAAAAACACTATATTTCCCACCGAAACTGCAACGATTGGACCTGACGGGTCTATGGACAGACTATTTATGCAGTCATCATGGTCAGTCTGACCAAATTAGACCATGGTTAGAAAAGTGTCCTAATTTGGAAAAAATAACCCTTCGTTGTTTGAGACAAATATCTTTCGCAGATATGAAGAAATTGTCAGAAATGACAAGATTGCGTCAGATAGAATTAATATCATGTACTTTCATAGATAATATTGATACCCTTTTACGATCCATGGCTCACTGGACACATCTAAAAGTATTGACATTGCGAGGCGTgaccacagattatagaaggaatgACATTAATTCCCTTTTACGGTCCATGGCTAACTGGACACATCTAAAAGAATTGAAATTGCGAGGCGTGATATTCACCGACGAAGCATTCGAAATGGCGATACCAGGAATTTTGAATCTAGAAATACTTGAATTAGGAGGAACATGCGTGACGTCATTAGTGGTTATTCTTATTGGAATTCATCTTAGGAAACTAAAATCATTGACATTGACATCACCCAGATCGATCGACTCATGGCCACGGCCACGGTATTCATGTGATAGTTTACAAGCATTATCATACCATCACGAGCTTGAACACTTGGAGATACACCAACCAAATAATAGAGAAGAGAAAGATGAGAGAGAACGTTGGGTTAGGCAAATATATGACGTTTTAGTCACACTTCCTAAGATAACTAACGTAAAAATGCTGGGAGTCGAGATACTTTTTTGTTTTAGGAACGAAACATATCCAGTCTTTAAATATGCGGACATTGAAGTGGTCGATCAGAAGAAATACTACACAGATCTTGACGACATCGACATTGAATCAGAATGGAGAATAGGACAAGAGGAAAAAACTAGAAATAAACCTTGGACGATTTTTAACAGATTCTTCAAAACGACAtaa